The following is a genomic window from Ciconia boyciana chromosome 24, ASM3463844v1, whole genome shotgun sequence.
aaatttAGTTGTGTCTGTCCTGCAACCCCACTGTGACTTCGCTCTTGTTTTTCAGGGGCCAAGGGCAAGCACACTGTCCATGGAGTGTATTACAAACATAACGTCTTGAGGCAGgtccagcctcctttcagctctgcttccaactttttcctggcttttgggGGAATAACCTCCCCCCCAATATTTTCTGTGGCTTTGATTTTTAGGTTATAATTTCTGCCAGACCTAAGTAGCAGCCTGTAGGATTTGTCCTGGGTTATTTCCACTGTACGACATTTGGTTTTGCAATTGTCTCACTTGACAGTAGAAAAATTGGCCTTTGGGGTACATTTAATAGAAAACTGTACTGACTCTTTGtcttttttgcaaaataatctgtaggagggaaggagggaggccAGTCTCTGGCATTCGTGGCCACTTGCACAACCACTGCCAGCAGAGGACTTTTCATCAAGAACTCATGTTCTCGTTGTCTGGGTCTCTGTTAAATTTTGGTTACTGAAACGATCTGAAGGTTCTTCCCCTGCTCTTGTTGCAGTAATTGATAAAAGACACTGACCACGTAGCTATGTGAGGGTTgggtggaggagcagggggacaAGCCCGGTGCAAAGCACAGTATCTCCCTTTTGCTTCCAGACAGCTCAACAAAATACACCTCAGTCCCGTTCACCTCTCTGCTGTCTTCCAGTGGAGATGACAACTGTGCCAAATTTTATGGTTTTatgatacagaaaaatgtttactaGAAAATAGGTTGCAACTTGTGgcttaaaatgcatttgattcCAAGTGTACCAGGGTGTAGGAGGGTAACACACCCGTGCACCGTCCTGTTCCATCTCCCCATTTTTAAGTGTACTTCAGGTATTTTTAAGCATCCTTATTTTGTAAACCTTAATTTATAATCTGAACAGATTAAGTAAGACTTTTGCCCTTTACAGTGCTATTGTCTCAAAAATGATAGTAGCAAATGATGTGAATGGAATAAGCAGGCAGTGCAGGTTTGAGAGTGGCTTGCTAATGTCTGAGAGTTTAAGCTCGACCGCTGTGTATCTATCTGCTAGCGCGACCTTGATTCAAGAGtttgttcttccatttttttgaaGGATCTTTGCTTTTGGGCTTGTAATTGCTTTGCCAGCTCTTTGAATGtagttttttttatatttatttgcacattcaagtaaaataaaatattgattttaaaagtctgcaGCTCTCactgttttaaatttgttttaaattaaactttctgaCAATCCTCAGAATTGATTGTCTTGCAcctgaaactgaattttaaatggtAGAAAAATGCAATTGAAAAGTTAGATGAACTTCCCTTCAAGCAGTTGCAAGACAGGCTGCAGGATGTAATGATTTAGATGTGTGCCAACTCACTTCCAGTGGGCCAGCAGGCAGCAAATCTTTAACCTTACCCACACCGAGAAGGTAGTGCACAGAAAGCGTACGTAAGCTAGTGCACTAGCTAGCATAAAAGGGAAACAAGTTTCCTGCAAGTAGCATGCAGTAGGAGATCCCGTGCAGGAAGATAGTGCCTGTGGCTCTGTACTTGCGTGTGTGCTGCCAAGGCTTCTCTTGGAGCAAAGGCCCACGACTGGACAAGAGCACAGGAGTCCATGGGGTGGCATAGTTGCTCCATGCAGAAATaggtttcaaaagaaaacattgtgtaGTGCCAGCAAAGCATATCTTTTTGCAGATTGGTTTATTTCTAGCAGCACCTTTGCCATGAGAGGTGCGGTGCAAAAACATGGTCCAGGCCTGGCCCCCAAGTACTCGCACGCTAAATACAACAGACATTCAAGAAAAGTGACTGATTCCAGTTCCGAAATCTATAAGCACATCTGCTACAGGTTAAGACAATACAACTGCAACCATGAAAATAACCCTCCACCCGCCTTTCCCTCAACCTCCCCAAATTCCTGGGTAATAACATGTTTAACTGTGTTCCCTGTGAGCTCTGCACAACAAATGAATGTGTAGATTTTGCAAATTAAGCTGTAGTGATGTGACCCAGATCTGATAGGAGTTTCCTTTACATCATTCTCAACACTTCCGTTGCCATAACAAAAGGcaactctgctttctgtgcagcGTATTGCTTGCTCACAGGGAAACAAACTTGTTCTCCTAATAACAAACCTCTGATGCATAAATTGCGTGgaataatttgattaaaatgaTGGTAGTGGTGTCTCGGAGGACGCAGGTCACTTTACACAAGTCTTCTCGCAGAGATCTTGGACTTCTCACAAAGAGGACGTTCCCTGTGCTCAAGGGGAGGGACAGCCAGATCTGACATCACCCAAGAGCAGTTGGAGATCTCAGCAAGTGGACAGCTTTGGCAACGACAAAGAAAGACAGcttaaaaatacctttcagGTTTGCAGGATGGAATAAGAATTAAtggttttctaaattaaattaagaagtGCTAAAGGGAGTACCTGAATtcagtatttaatatttcatgagttgtttttttttttaacatgtttccGTATCACAGTGATGCACAGAGAGAAAGATGGGGCTGTGAACCAGTGAGAAGTAGTCTAGAAGTATGTGTGTAAACACGAGTTGagtttttcttcatgctttagCCATTCCTCTGGATTAGAACTAAGTAACTCAACCTTAATGAAACCAGAGGTACGCTTTATCTTCCACTCATCAAAATTAAAGACTAAAAGTCTAGCAATTCTACACCATACCTGTGCTAAAGGATGAATCCAAGAAGAATCATCTGAGATCCAGTGCTGAAAAGGGATGATATTGTCCGTATCAGGCAAGGTAGCCCCTACCCCAGTGTCATTATCTTGCTGAGAAAGGACCAAAAGAAGCTATTCCAGAACATCTAGTGAGTTGTAGTGATGCtaataaacttaaaatattcctgaaaaatGGCTTCACATGGACTTCCTACACTCTGAAGTGAAAACTGCAAGTAAGCAGAAGAgtagttctgaaaaaaaaacctgtctccCCAAAAGTATTACACCAGCATAAGGCTTGCAAGCAGTGAGGAGAATGTGAGCACAAAAGGTGTGGCATAACCAAGGGAAAAGATTGGGTGGGATCCCAGTGGAGAACTGTGGaacaagcagaagagaagagagcCAGGGAGATTCCCTGGAGCTGTGGAGTCAGGGTGATGGTAAGAGACCTGACGAAGCGAGAAGGTGAGCAGGTGTGATGGCAAAGTCAGGAAGAGTGCCCAAGGCACGAAGTTGTCTTGTACGTGCCAGAGTCTGCAAAGACAAatctggggtggggggatccTGGTTCAAAGGCCCATCATTTCTATTTCAAGAGCCAGTGCAAGTTTTCTGTTCCTTGTGGTTCTGAGAAGGCTCAGATGCTTGCACACCCAGCGGCTGGGAAAGGCAGGGCCAGCATTGCATTCATGGAAAATGTGAGGTTGTGCTGACACTGGTGGAAATGCTTCGTGCTGCTGGCGctaaagcagagctgctgcctccatGGTCAGCTGCCGCTTGTGTCTGCATCGCAAATGCgagctcagcctggggcaggTATTAGCTGCACTAACATTTCGGTCTTCACACCTGCTGACTTGCAGCTGAAGAACTCTCTGGAGCTGCTGGAACAGAGGAGAAATAGCAAGCCCCGCTATTTGCCTACCAAAGTTTGCTCCTCCAAGCCTTAAAGATGTATGGGGCAGGCCAGGTGGTGTTTGTACCCTCCCTCTGAGCTTTAAAATCCCTGGCCTGTTTTCCAGCATTACATCTTTTGGGTTCAGAGCCATGGAATAAAAGAGAGCCTTCTCCCAGGAGATGATCTATTGCACAATGAATTACTTTAATACCAAATTGTTACCCCACAGGGCAGGGATCACACGACTTAAAGAGATGTTAACAAGCCGTGACAAACCTCTGGCATTAGAATTTTCAAGCAAGCTGTTCTGCATCTAAAGCAGTCACTAAAGATCACACAGcatctgaaaaatgaaggaTACAGCAATGAGTAACCTCTCTCTGCTCCACTCCAGAGACCTGGCCATAGGAAGCAGAGCTGCGATTTGCACACTATCTGAACCTGATTATGTCTAATTTTTTGCATACAGAGCATGGAAAGGATCCTGGCTGAGGCACGGAAAATATGCGGCCACATGAGTCATTCTGTAATGGTTCATAAATCCTGAGAGaatcacaaaagcaaaacatctaACATTGCATcttccctgtccctgccagTGGAACTCCACCTCTCGACACGCTCGGCACAAGGATGTGGGAATATggtgaaagcaaaggaaataggATCATTTTCTCCTTGGAATAGAAGAATCTCATCAAACAGCAGCCAGGCTCAGATTTGCGACCTTCACAGAAGAGGCCATTCATAagctgaggagaaagaaatgaactACTCCTCAGGTTGCCAAACCAAATTTACAGTTCCTACTGCCCGGACTCCAGCTTCTGTCTTTACTCTcttgcagagccaggcaggggACTGGAGACCAAAAGCCTAAAAACCAGCAACCTCTCAAGCTATGACCTCCTCCCCACTGGCCTACCTGCTTGATGACCACTGGGAAGTGGTCATGCTGGGGCTCTTACACAGGCGATGGGAGAGGATTTGGGACTTTCCCAGCAATGCTGTGCAAGGCAGAGCATGGAAGGGACTTACACTCTCAAGGAGTTAGAGGAGGACCAAGCAGCAAAGGATCTTAAAGGTTCACGTAACATCTGCCGGTCCCTCTTACAACACTATACGAGTCGTCTTCTCCATACAACCAGCAGGTACGTAGCAGCAGCATGCCGCTGCTCCGAGCTATGAGCTAACACAGAGTGCTCAGCCCTCTTGGGGGTTTACCAGGTGGAGACTGCACATCTCTGGAAAAACACAGCTCTTCTTGGGCAAGAGTGACTGAAATTCACCATTATCTGCCCAACAGCAGAGACTTCCTGTGCACCCTTGTCAGGCCCCTTTCCTGCTGGATGGAGCTGCTCTCCCTGTTCCTGGTAGTTtatcagcagcagcacagtgtcTCCGTCAAGCCGTGAGACCTCGCCACTTATCATTTGTATGTTATGGCACTCCAGGCTGGGGCTAGTGCTGattctttcaaatgcaaatagcTTTGGCCCACAGGACTTTTGATCAACCTCTGCAgtgagatcaagaaagaaggTGCAGAAGCTTTGTCCCCTGTTTAGCCaggaaacaggaacagaaataaagaaacaagagAACTCTGAAAGGCCCAGCCTGATCTGGGGACTGCAAGGCAGACACTAAAAACCCTTAACTGCTGCAACAAGAGCCTGCAAGAGCCCTGTGTAgtccctgggagctggggaggtTTCTCTGGAtctgcagctctcctgcacTTCATTTATGTTTCTGTGAGGGGATGGTATCTTCTCAATTTGCACTAccagaaagcattttgaatCAGGGTGTGGGGAAAGACCTTGGATCTCACACAGAGCCACTTGGGCCTCTCTTGGGTGGAAGGATGCTTGACGCAGGAGGTCAGAAGTTCAGTTTACACTCTAAACCAAATTCAAACTGCATCAAATCTGACCATGTTTGTTATTTCCAGGAATATTctggagcaggaaggaggcCCAAATGAGTCACTCGAGCTATCGACTAGCTCTGACAATGAAGTATGGCCCCAGTATACTGTGGATCTGGATACGTATGCCCCTCCCAGTCCTGTGTCTGACACTGGCGCTAAGTCTCTGCTTGGGCAACGCATACTCGTGCATGTCGTGACAGCTCCCCATACGCCTCATCCTTCACGGGATAAGCCTGGTGCTTCCGTGAGTTAAGGACTAACAGAAGGAAATGCGCAAGCAGAGTCAGTAATACTGCCTTTCCCACACAGCTCTGAGCACAGCAGTGGACTATTGGATCCTGCACCAGAATGGAGACCCTCGGGAGCGGACAGCTGTCACACAGacttgtgctgtgctgtgcctttTGGGGACTCTGCCTGGCCTCTCCAGACTACGATGGTGAGTGTGTATCTTTGGGTGGAAAAACTGCTTCTTCTTAAAGTGCTGGATACTTGGTACCTTTATCAGATCcctgaaaactcatttttaaagctatcaCATGGGAGCACACTCTAATTCAGCTTCATGCATGCTCTAGTTGAAGCAGGAGCTGACAGAAGGTgacatggaagagaaagagactGGGGTGGAAGAAactagaaagagaaagaaaaattagaggAGAAGTAAAACAAAGAGCACTTGAAACCAAATTCTTTAGCTAAAAGTTAGACTCCCACAGCCATGACTTTACCCTGGAGCGGCCCCAGATCTTAGGGTTCTTTTGAAAGCTGGGCAGAGGAATTGCTCTCTGGTTTCCCAGGCCTGCCAGTTGTACAACATAGCAATCATTTGTGAGCTGTAGGAAACGACACAACAGAAGAATCATGTAAATTTTCAGTAAGGTTGCTGATGGTTACTCCTGCACACCTAATTCTGTTAACCAGCTTTTTCTGCCCATCACACAACAGCATTTTACAGAATACTCCCACTTCTAGGGACAtcaatgcaaaatgcaaaaccGTAGCCTTTGGGGTAAGCATTATGTATGCAGCCTGCTCTGCAAAGTACAAGGGTAACTGCACAAACAGCAAGTAACAGACTGCATTTATCTGACAGATTACTCCCAGAACAGCACCAATGAGCAGGTAACGACACCAGAGATCGCACCGTGTCCCCGAGCTATCCCTGGGGAAAAGGCAACCATAAACAACATCACGTACCTGTTGATACACAAGGCCATACGCTCTCAGCTGGGCAGCGTGGTCACAGTGCGGCTCATCCCCTGCCTCTACACCCTCGTCTTCCTGGTGGGGCTGCCTTCAAACGGGCTGGCCCTGTGGGTCCTGGCCACCAGGGCTGAGAAGCTGACCTCCACTGTCTTTCTGATGAACTTGGCTGCAGCAGACCTGCTGCTCATACTGGTGCTGCCCTTCAAGATTTTCTACTATTTCCTGGGGAACAACTGGCCCTTTGGGGAAGGCTTGTGCCGGCTCACTACAGCTTTCTTCTATGGGAACATGCACtgttcagtgctgctgctcacGTGTATCAGCGTCGACCGGTATCTGGCTGTGGTGCATCCTTTCTTTTCACGTTCTTTCCGCACCCCTGCCTTTGCTGCCTGCACCTGCACTGCCATCTGGCTCTGTGCTGCCGTCCTCACCCTGCCCCTgactctgcagcagcagtcGTATCCCCTGTATGGAGCGAACGTCACTCTCTGCCACGATGTTCTCCCCAGGCACGAGGATGACGGGTATTACTTCTACTACTTCATCTGCCTGATCACCTGTGCTTTCCTTGCTCCGCTGGTGGTGATGCTGTTCAGCTACTGCTCAGTATTGCGAGCTCTCCTGGACAGTGGGAAGCGGTACTCCTACTCTATGAAGCTCACAGCTCTCGTGCTGTTCACACTTGTGGCCTTCTACACACCCAGCAACGTTCTCCTCCTTGTTCATTACTCCAGCTATAACTCCAAGCTGTATGGCAACCTGTATATCAGCTACATGGTGAGCCTGGCCATCAGTACCTTTAACAGCTGCGCTGATCCCTTTGTCTACTACTACGTTTCTGAAGACTTCCGGGATAAGGTGAGAAGGAGATTTTTCagtcacagaaaacagaacaccACATCCCTAAAAACCTCCAAGGAAACACTCCCTCAAAAAAGTTCCAAAGATTCACTGGTGTAATCCCAGCTCTCAAGGCACTCACAACATACATTGGGGATGAGATGAAGACAACACTGGGATCACACAACTTTCATCCAGAGCAGTGAGCAGTATTTCCCAGGAGACAAGTCCTTTCTCCTGTCTGCATAGCTAAAACTGAATAAACCTGGACCACAGGATTCCTGGATCCAGACAAGATGTGGAGTGCTGAACACGTATAGCTCTGTTACTGGGACACTGCATGCAACTTCTCATCTGGTCACATATTGCCAGGGATGCTCTTGCCTATATATGTCAGTCTGGTTTTCCTAATGCATCTTGCAGACTGATTGCTATTTGTGTTCTAGTTCTTTTTCTGCTACTGACTTGTTTGCTGTCCTCGAACGCATGTTCCCTTCACCTAAAACTGAAGAAGTCCAGGCACTCGCAAAACCAAATTtctaaacatttcaaaagtgCTAGGAGGTACCTATGTGAAAGGTACTCTCCTGAACTAAAATATTGTCAAGAGAATGTAGAGCACTGGCTTTTCTAGCAAACACATTCTTGGCTTGATTAGTAAGCAACACCGTAGTAATGTCAGCCCATTGTTGgtaacaaatttaaaattcccATTCACTAATCCCTATTTTTGCAAATGACCCCTGGCATCCATAATTTCTCTGGGGCAAAGATTGTattaatggatttaaaaaatataattatgtcTCTTGACGGGAAATATTAAAGGAGGAATTGATAAAACCCTCACTCTAGAACTCCACCTTTCTTTTGTGTAATGTCACACACAATCAAGAGCTGTCTCTTATGAAACAGGTGACCAAGCTTGTTGCTTATTGGAACCTGTTGCAAATTTGACAAAATGCAGCCAGCTCATCTCTCAGACACAGCTACAGCATGTCCCAGTAAGCAGCAAGGTAGAAAATTATAAACCTTCTTAGAGTTCCTGAATTCTTTAGTTTTACTGGTACAGACATGACTTCTGTCCTCACCATAACCTATGATCAAACAAACTTACAGCCTACAATGTGAATAAGAAGAGGCAGGCAAGATTGtcttaaaatcagtttttaataaaatatttatcagaatCTAAAACAAACCCTTTTCTGGACTCAGACTTGCTAAGATCTGtgtgaacaaaacaaaaatggtcATAGAACTGTTTGCATGTACATGTATGTGTGGGGGTGAAATGCAGATGAAACACTAGAGCCTAGCTCCTATGGGTGCAGTACTGCACGTCCAGAGGATGTGCCACCTACTGAACACAGGAGACCTGGTGGAGCCAGGGCTGTTGCTACTCAGTCAGAAATATcaagtactaaaaaaaaaaataaaataaaaaattattgtcAATATTTGACAAAAAATTATTGTCAATTATTGTCAGCAAAGCAAGTGCTGTTGTTTCAATGATGTTCTCCAAGCAAGCTGAACATTCTTctggtatttgttttcttctgaggctgattaagaaggggggaaaagaggCAAGACCAAAACACTTGGACAAGAAAGAACAAGGGAACTATTGCTCTAAAATAAATACCATGGTAATGATTACTCTGCATAATGTACAgtaacaaatatataaatattaatttcattgaAAGGATTGCAAGCGAAAATCACTGATAACTAGCACTGCAGCAGCGATTCAGTAACATAACAATGTAAGTAGGAATCTCTGTGTCTTACAAACCCACTGGCACTTTTCTCCTTTAGCAATGAGGGACcatcagagaaaggaaaggagaagcatCTCTCTGACAGAGGGGGGCAAACGTCTCTAAGCCAGAAACAATTCAAAGCCCAAAGCAGCAGGTCTGCCATCCTTGCTGGCTTTCCACCACCAAGTTGGTCTCTTCcttggtgaaaaaaaatcaatcccttctctccaaactatGATTGGCTGGTCTTCACAAAGTTGGAGCCTGAGTTGTCAGGGCTGACATGTCCTTGAGTTCTCAGGAATGGGAGTGTGACTGATAAGCTTCAGAGCCAGAACTGGGCCAAAGCCCACGAACACCGTTGAGTCTGCTAAGGCTATGCTGTGTCCAGTGGTTCTCATGGACCTAGTCCTAAAGAGTTTCTGTATTCCAAGTAGGATTTTGAagaatggaggaaaaataatctaggattttttttttcctagataaGAATTAATGATGATGACAAGAAACATGAACAATGAGTCTAGGACAGGGGAAAGCTATGGACAGAGGGACCATCAGCTGGGGTGGAGAAGAGGGCAGAGACCTGCTCCTTTACTCCTGTGATAGGGGAGAAAAGGCAACCACAACTGTGTAATTGCAGGTTCCTTTATTCAAttccttaaataaaattacttttttttaactacagaaAGGAGCTACTTTGGTGTGGCAAGGCTGGGGGGAGGTGGAGGTTGCCAAGAGCCGATGGACTAGTGATTTCCCTGAAAGTGCCAAAGCTGTGAAGAAGCACTCAAGGTTAAGTCAGGCTCCAGGACCCAGGAACCCTGGCACGT
Proteins encoded in this region:
- the F2RL3 gene encoding proteinase-activated receptor 4, producing the protein METLGSGQLSHRLVLCCAFWGLCLASPDYDDYSQNSTNEQVTTPEIAPCPRAIPGEKATINNITYLLIHKAIRSQLGSVVTVRLIPCLYTLVFLVGLPSNGLALWVLATRAEKLTSTVFLMNLAAADLLLILVLPFKIFYYFLGNNWPFGEGLCRLTTAFFYGNMHCSVLLLTCISVDRYLAVVHPFFSRSFRTPAFAACTCTAIWLCAAVLTLPLTLQQQSYPLYGANVTLCHDVLPRHEDDGYYFYYFICLITCAFLAPLVVMLFSYCSVLRALLDSGKRYSYSMKLTALVLFTLVAFYTPSNVLLLVHYSSYNSKLYGNLYISYMVSLAISTFNSCADPFVYYYVSEDFRDKVRRRFFSHRKQNTTSLKTSKETLPQKSSKDSLV